In Rissa tridactyla isolate bRisTri1 chromosome 23, bRisTri1.patW.cur.20221130, whole genome shotgun sequence, the following are encoded in one genomic region:
- the CFAP126 gene encoding protein Flattop, with amino-acid sequence MAARYGSGQYEDAFSPHRLQNWSVPPPRPRPSLRQGSTPIVADDRGHLLPNVPRSQASPWGTFVGTWEMPSRIPPARLDLTSRSAAAAGRLTAWIRRPTALTRARNGLRTDITGKPQEPWSDVQTTTEPSRRSRRASSEGIHPAGRALEEPAGPGGPTAPGSHQPGRTGVRREGDASPQPPAALQPSSQQDKPGGQTPGSCQPAVTDPCHGDTRSPQIPASVPPGASSRQTAPVASPGGKSPGLRASRA; translated from the exons ATGGCGGCTCGCTACGGCTCGGGGCAG TACGAGGACGCCTTCAGCCCCCACCGCCTGCAGAACTGGAgcgtgccccccccccggccg cgcCCCTCGCTGCGGCAGGGCTCCACGCCGATCGTCGCCGATGACCGGGGGCACCTGCTCCCCAACGTGCCCCGCTCCCAG gcTTCCCCGTGGGGGACGTTTGTGGGGACCTGGGAGATGCCGTCACGGATTCCCCCGGCCCGGCTGGACCTGACGTCCCGCtcggccgccgctgccggccggcTCACCGCCTGGATCCGCCGGCCCACCGCCCTGACCCGCGCCCGCAACGGCCTCCGCACCGACATCACCGGGAAG CCCCAGGAGCCTTGGTCGGACGTGCAGACCACCACGGAGCCTTCCCGAAGGAGCAGGAGGGCATCCAGCGAGGGCATCCATCCCGCCGGGCGAGCGTTGGAGGAGCCAGCTGGCCCTGGGGGTCCCACAGCCCCGGGGTCCCATCAGCCCGGCCGCACGGGGGTCCGGCGGGAGGGGGAcgcgtccccgcagcccccggcagcgCTCCAGCCTTCCTCCCAGCAGGACAAACCTGGGGGACAAACCCCCGGCTCCTGCCAGCCTGCGGTGACAGACCCCTGCCATGGGGATACCAGGTCGCCCCAAATCCCAGCCTCGGTGCCCCCGGGGGCCAGCTCTCGTCAAACCGCCCCCGTTGCCAGCCCAGGGGGCAAATCCCCAGGGCTCAGGGCATCGCGGGCGTGA
- the VSIG8 gene encoding V-set and immunoglobulin domain-containing protein 8 — translation MAGHGASLLLLLGLLPALLLAVRINSKGREVLYLAKGDSVKLGCPYVLEPEDNGPQGLGIEWIQITPERTGPENVFLSYHDHHVNYGSGSGLQDRVAFVQNDPSQYDASIRLADLQVSDTGTYQCRVKKNTVAVHEVIVTVQEKPATPQCWTEGEVIEGSSILLRCYSRGGTSPLAYQWAKLADGYGGGRLPSGTIQGRAPGDLLIRSLSEVHTGVYQCRVTNRVGYSVCQLNLSPAPRGRQAGIIVGSILGSLLLLSLLGLLIGALICRYRRKECQRACSDCRSSTGGTMTRACNVCAHHSYSPHGISYMQCQHGDGDERAAALMCNEGIRHQVACPAL, via the exons ATGGCAGGGCACGGCgccagcctgctcctgctcctgggtcTCCTGCCAG ctctcctcctgGCCGTCAGGATCAACAGCAAGGGCCGGGAGGTGCTGTACCTGGCCAAGGGCGACTCGGTGAAGCTGGGCTGCCCCTACGTCCTGGAACCCGAAGACAACGGTCCCCAAGGTTTGGGCATCGAGTGGATCCAGATCACGCCCGAACGGACCGGCCCAGAGAATGTG TTCCTGTCCTACCATGACCACCACGTCAACTACGGCAGCGGCTCGGGGCTGCAGGACCGGGTGGCCTTCGTGCAGAACGACCCCAGCCAGTACGACGCCTCCATCCGCCTGGCCGACCTGCAGGTCTCCGACACCGGTACCTACCAGTGCCGGGTGAAGAAAAACACCGTGGCCGTGCACGAGGTCATCGTCACTGTGCAAG AGAAGCCGGCCACCCCGCAGTGCTGGACCGAGGGGGAGGTGATAGAAGGGAGCAGCATCCTCCTGCGGTGCTACAGCCGGGGGGGCACCTCCCCGCTGGCCTACCAGTGGGCCAAGTTGGCCGATGGCTACGGCGGGGGACGCCTGCCCTCCGGCACCATCCAAG GACGTGCTCCTGGCGACCTGTTGATCCGTAGCCTGTCGGAGGTGCACACCGGCGTCTACCAGTGCCGCGTCACCAACCGCGTGGGCTACTCCGTCTGCCAGCTCAACCTCAGCCCTGCGCCAA GAGGAAGGCAAGCGGGCATCATCGTGGGCTCCATCctgggctccctcctcctcctcagcctgcTCGGGCTCCTCATCGGGGCGCTGATCTGCCGCTACCGCCGGAAGGAGTGCCAGCGGGCCTGCAGCGACTGCAG gAGCAGCACGGGCGGCACCATGACCCGCGCCTGCAACGTCTGCGCCCACCACAGCTACTCCCCCCACGGCATCAGCTACATGCAGTGCCAGCACGGCGATGGCGACGAGCGGGCGGCCGCCCTCATGTGCAACGAAGGCATCCGGCACCAGGTCGCCTGCCCGGCCCTGTaa
- the CFAP45 gene encoding cilia- and flagella-associated protein 45 isoform X3, whose product MFGGFSQEGPGHPAVHPVIPPHASQRGHAFTALSLSSSPHLDPPSSPGASCIAPGWLRGDSGAPGQPRQVPRPCGEGTGELLEARCRSLLSLPVPSVPAENPAASLVMGQEDFQRIKAAARVLTKEEREAKLAALKAEKEAALEAVSERKSAAKEKAALQQQTGKLSELEEEARERAQNLLQRANRMRMEQEDEIKEFSELILGAKCHMIRDTQLLEKQLIAKELEEEEKRLATMMEVERKKAEEMREELERRRRQELIRGRQEIVKQMEQNAEERAVRAEQRDQEAQEMLAYLEKLKMEDLKDLERKQEQQRKIQAEIKRVNDENQRLKEEQREQERLADERVLEYQRQKMEREAEFEAEQERIRREKEKEMARLRAMQERAQDHQAEQDALRAKRSQEAAEREWRRKEKEAARRKAESEQMLKRSRLEQMAQREHGMAVQVQQDRHEFERILRVQQEQMEKEKAEEARRAGRQLAHANDVRRQMRERQQQLARERVAAFEECRRLEEEARQRSQRIAQFKQQKMRELRASGIPERYCAQVERRALHRASAAPGQAQPHQEQSSGSPAT is encoded by the exons ATGTTTGGGGGGTTTTCCCAGGAGGGCCCTGGCCACCCCGCCGTGCATCCCGTCATCCCCCCGCATGCATCACAGCGCGGACACGCTTTCACGGCGCTTTCTCTTTCGTCCTCCCCCCACTTGGatcccccctccagccccggtGCTTCCTGCATTGCTCCAGGGTGGCTCCGGGGTGACTCCGGGGCTCCTGGGCAGCCCCGGCAGGTCCCACGTCCCTGCGGAGAAGGGACTGGGGAGCTGTTGGAGGCTCGGTGCCGCTCacttctttctctccctgtgcCCAGCGTCCCCGCGGAGAACCCAGCAGCCTCCCTCGTTATGGGGCAGGAGGATTTCCAGCGCATCAAAGCGGCAGCCCGAGTCCTGACCAAGGAGGAGCGCGAGGCCAAGCTGGCAGCCCTCAAAGCGGAGAAGGAAGCCGCTCTC GAGGCCGTGAGCGAGCGCAAGAGCGCGGCCAAGGAAAAGGCCGCGCTGCAGCAGCAGACGGGGAAGCTGAgcgagctggaggaggaggcgcGGGAGCGAGCCCAGAACCTGCTGCAGAGGGCCAACAGGATGCGCATGGAGCAGGAGGACGAGATCAAGGAATTCAGCGAG CTGATCCTTGGCGCCAAGTGCCACATGATCCGGGACACGCAGCTCCTGGAGAAGCAGCTCATCGCGaaagagctggaggaagaagagaagcgCTTGGCCACCATGAtggaggtggagaggaaaaaggCCGAAGAGATGCGGGAAGAGCTGGAgcgcaggaggaggcaggagctgatCAG agggaggcaggagatCGTGAAGCAGATGGAGCAGAACGCGGAGGAGCGGGCTGTGAGAGCCGAACAGCGGGACCAGGAGGCTCAGGAGATGCTGGCGTACCTGGAGAAGCTGAAGATGGAGGACCTGAAG GACTTGGAGCGGAaacaggagcagcagaggaaaatccAGGCTGAGATTAAACGCGTCAATGACGAGAACCAGAGGCTGAAGGAGGAGCAGCGGGAGCAGGAGAGGCTGGCGGACGAGCGGGTGCTCGAGTACCAGAGGCAGAAAATG GAGCGGGAGGCCGAGTTTGAAGCTGAGCAGGAGAGAATCCGtcgggagaaggagaaggagatggCGCGCTTGAGGGCCATGCAAGAGAGGGCCCAGGACCACCAGGCAGAGCAG GACGCGCTGAGGGCCAAGCGCAGCCAGGAGGCTGCCGAGCGAGAATGGCGGCGCAAAGAGAAGGAGGCGGCGCGGCGCAAAGCCGAGTCGGAGCAGATGCTGAAGCGGAGCCGGCTGGAGCAGATGGCCCAGCGGGAGCACGGCATGGCCGTGCAGGTGCAGCAGGACCGACATGAGTTCGAGAGGATCCTCAG GGTCCAGCaggagcagatggagaaggagaaggcGGAGGAGGCGCGGAGGGCAGGTCGGCAGCTCGCCCACGCCAACGACGTCCGGCGCCAGATGCGGGAGCGTCAGCAGCAGCTGGCGCGGGAGCGGGTGGCCGCCTTCGAGGAGTGCcggcggctggaggaggaggctcGCCAGCGCAGCCAACGCATCGCCCAGTTCAAGCAGCAGAAGATGCGGGAGCTCAG AGCCTCTGGCATCCCCGAGAGATACTGTGCCCAGGTGGAGCGGAGGGCCCTGCACCGAGCGAGCGcagcccccggccaggctcagcCCCACCAGGAGCAGAGCTCCGGCTCCCCGGCGACTTAA
- the SDHC gene encoding succinate dehydrogenase cytochrome b560 subunit, mitochondrial isoform X2 yields MGTTAKEEMARFWEKNTKSNRPLSPHVTIYKWSLPMAMSITHRGTGVALSLGVSLFGLAALLLPEQFPHYLAMVKSLSLGPALIYSAKFALAFPFSYHTWNGIRHLAWDMGKGFKIPQVNQSGVLVLILTLLSSAGLAAM; encoded by the exons ATGGGAACGACGGCCAAGGAGGAGATGGCCCGCTTCTGGGAGAAGAACACCAAGTCCAATCGTCCCTTGTCCCCTCATGTCACCATTTACAA gtggtccctgcccatggcgatGTCCATCACGCACCGGGGCACCGGCGTTGCGCTGAGCTTAG GAGTCTCCCTCTTTGGTCtggctgccctgctgctcccggAACAGTTTCCCCACTACCTGGCCATGGTGAAGTCGCTCAGCTTGGGGCCCGCTCTCATCTACTCTGCTAAGTTCGCTCTGGCTTTTCCCTTCTCCTACCACACCTGGAACGGAATCCGACACCTT GCATGGGACATGGGGAAGGGGTTCAAGATCCCCCAGGTCAACCAGTCCGGGGTGCTGGTCCTGATCTTGACCCTGCTCTCCTCCGCCGGCCTGGCGGCGATGTGA
- the CFAP45 gene encoding cilia- and flagella-associated protein 45 isoform X4 has product MGQEDFQRIKAAARVLTKEEREAKLAALKAEKEAALEAVSERKSAAKEKAALQQQTGKLSELEEEARERAQNLLQRANRMRMEQEDEIKEFSELILGAKCHMIRDTQLLEKQLIAKELEEEEKRLATMMEVERKKAEEMREELERRRRQELIRGRQEIVKQMEQNAEERAVRAEQRDQEAQEMLAYLEKLKMEDLKDLERKQEQQRKIQAEIKRVNDENQRLKEEQREQERLADERVLEYQRQKMEREAEFEAEQERIRREKEKEMARLRAMQERAQDHQAEQDALRAKRSQEAAEREWRRKEKEAARRKAESEQMLKRSRLEQMAQREHGMAVQVQQDRHEFERILRVQQEQMEKEKAEEARRAGRQLAHANDVRRQMRERQQQLARERVAAFEECRRLEEEARQRSQRIAQFKQQKMRELRASGIPERYCAQVERRALHRASAAPGQAQPHQEQSSGSPAT; this is encoded by the exons ATGGGGCAGGAGGATTTCCAGCGCATCAAAGCGGCAGCCCGAGTCCTGACCAAGGAGGAGCGCGAGGCCAAGCTGGCAGCCCTCAAAGCGGAGAAGGAAGCCGCTCTC GAGGCCGTGAGCGAGCGCAAGAGCGCGGCCAAGGAAAAGGCCGCGCTGCAGCAGCAGACGGGGAAGCTGAgcgagctggaggaggaggcgcGGGAGCGAGCCCAGAACCTGCTGCAGAGGGCCAACAGGATGCGCATGGAGCAGGAGGACGAGATCAAGGAATTCAGCGAG CTGATCCTTGGCGCCAAGTGCCACATGATCCGGGACACGCAGCTCCTGGAGAAGCAGCTCATCGCGaaagagctggaggaagaagagaagcgCTTGGCCACCATGAtggaggtggagaggaaaaaggCCGAAGAGATGCGGGAAGAGCTGGAgcgcaggaggaggcaggagctgatCAG agggaggcaggagatCGTGAAGCAGATGGAGCAGAACGCGGAGGAGCGGGCTGTGAGAGCCGAACAGCGGGACCAGGAGGCTCAGGAGATGCTGGCGTACCTGGAGAAGCTGAAGATGGAGGACCTGAAG GACTTGGAGCGGAaacaggagcagcagaggaaaatccAGGCTGAGATTAAACGCGTCAATGACGAGAACCAGAGGCTGAAGGAGGAGCAGCGGGAGCAGGAGAGGCTGGCGGACGAGCGGGTGCTCGAGTACCAGAGGCAGAAAATG GAGCGGGAGGCCGAGTTTGAAGCTGAGCAGGAGAGAATCCGtcgggagaaggagaaggagatggCGCGCTTGAGGGCCATGCAAGAGAGGGCCCAGGACCACCAGGCAGAGCAG GACGCGCTGAGGGCCAAGCGCAGCCAGGAGGCTGCCGAGCGAGAATGGCGGCGCAAAGAGAAGGAGGCGGCGCGGCGCAAAGCCGAGTCGGAGCAGATGCTGAAGCGGAGCCGGCTGGAGCAGATGGCCCAGCGGGAGCACGGCATGGCCGTGCAGGTGCAGCAGGACCGACATGAGTTCGAGAGGATCCTCAG GGTCCAGCaggagcagatggagaaggagaaggcGGAGGAGGCGCGGAGGGCAGGTCGGCAGCTCGCCCACGCCAACGACGTCCGGCGCCAGATGCGGGAGCGTCAGCAGCAGCTGGCGCGGGAGCGGGTGGCCGCCTTCGAGGAGTGCcggcggctggaggaggaggctcGCCAGCGCAGCCAACGCATCGCCCAGTTCAAGCAGCAGAAGATGCGGGAGCTCAG AGCCTCTGGCATCCCCGAGAGATACTGTGCCCAGGTGGAGCGGAGGGCCCTGCACCGAGCGAGCGcagcccccggccaggctcagcCCCACCAGGAGCAGAGCTCCGGCTCCCCGGCGACTTAA
- the SDHC gene encoding succinate dehydrogenase cytochrome b560 subunit, mitochondrial isoform X1 codes for MAALALRCVGRRCLLARLGPGLSVRHIVPMGTTAKEEMARFWEKNTKSNRPLSPHVTIYKWSLPMAMSITHRGTGVALSLGVSLFGLAALLLPEQFPHYLAMVKSLSLGPALIYSAKFALAFPFSYHTWNGIRHLAWDMGKGFKIPQVNQSGVLVLILTLLSSAGLAAM; via the exons ATGGCGGCGCTGGCGTTGAG GTGTGTCGGTCGGCGATGCCTGCTGGCTCGGCTTGGCCCCGGCCTTTCTGTGCGACA CATCGTCCCGATGGGAACGACGGCCAAGGAGGAGATGGCCCGCTTCTGGGAGAAGAACACCAAGTCCAATCGTCCCTTGTCCCCTCATGTCACCATTTACAA gtggtccctgcccatggcgatGTCCATCACGCACCGGGGCACCGGCGTTGCGCTGAGCTTAG GAGTCTCCCTCTTTGGTCtggctgccctgctgctcccggAACAGTTTCCCCACTACCTGGCCATGGTGAAGTCGCTCAGCTTGGGGCCCGCTCTCATCTACTCTGCTAAGTTCGCTCTGGCTTTTCCCTTCTCCTACCACACCTGGAACGGAATCCGACACCTT GCATGGGACATGGGGAAGGGGTTCAAGATCCCCCAGGTCAACCAGTCCGGGGTGCTGGTCCTGATCTTGACCCTGCTCTCCTCCGCCGGCCTGGCGGCGATGTGA
- the CFAP45 gene encoding cilia- and flagella-associated protein 45 isoform X1 → MFGGFSQEGPGHPAVHPVIPPHASQRGHAFTALSLSSSPHLDPPSSPGASCIAPGWLRGDSGAPGQPRQVPRPCGEGTGELLEARCRSLLSLPVPSVPAENPAASLVMGQEDFQRIKAAARVLTKEEREAKLAALKAEKEAALEAVSERKSAAKEKAALQQQTGKLSELEEEARERAQNLLQRANRMRMEQEDEIKEFSEGDLLSPQLILGAKCHMIRDTQLLEKQLIAKELEEEEKRLATMMEVERKKAEEMREELERRRRQELIRGRQEIVKQMEQNAEERAVRAEQRDQEAQEMLAYLEKLKMEDLKDLERKQEQQRKIQAEIKRVNDENQRLKEEQREQERLADERVLEYQRQKMEREAEFEAEQERIRREKEKEMARLRAMQERAQDHQAEQDALRAKRSQEAAEREWRRKEKEAARRKAESEQMLKRSRLEQMAQREHGMAVQVQQDRHEFERILRVQQEQMEKEKAEEARRAGRQLAHANDVRRQMRERQQQLARERVAAFEECRRLEEEARQRSQRIAQFKQQKMRELRASGIPERYCAQVERRALHRASAAPGQAQPHQEQSSGSPAT, encoded by the exons ATGTTTGGGGGGTTTTCCCAGGAGGGCCCTGGCCACCCCGCCGTGCATCCCGTCATCCCCCCGCATGCATCACAGCGCGGACACGCTTTCACGGCGCTTTCTCTTTCGTCCTCCCCCCACTTGGatcccccctccagccccggtGCTTCCTGCATTGCTCCAGGGTGGCTCCGGGGTGACTCCGGGGCTCCTGGGCAGCCCCGGCAGGTCCCACGTCCCTGCGGAGAAGGGACTGGGGAGCTGTTGGAGGCTCGGTGCCGCTCacttctttctctccctgtgcCCAGCGTCCCCGCGGAGAACCCAGCAGCCTCCCTCGTTATGGGGCAGGAGGATTTCCAGCGCATCAAAGCGGCAGCCCGAGTCCTGACCAAGGAGGAGCGCGAGGCCAAGCTGGCAGCCCTCAAAGCGGAGAAGGAAGCCGCTCTC GAGGCCGTGAGCGAGCGCAAGAGCGCGGCCAAGGAAAAGGCCGCGCTGCAGCAGCAGACGGGGAAGCTGAgcgagctggaggaggaggcgcGGGAGCGAGCCCAGAACCTGCTGCAGAGGGCCAACAGGATGCGCATGGAGCAGGAGGACGAGATCAAGGAATTCAGCGAG GGAGACCTGTTGTCCCCGCAGCTGATCCTTGGCGCCAAGTGCCACATGATCCGGGACACGCAGCTCCTGGAGAAGCAGCTCATCGCGaaagagctggaggaagaagagaagcgCTTGGCCACCATGAtggaggtggagaggaaaaaggCCGAAGAGATGCGGGAAGAGCTGGAgcgcaggaggaggcaggagctgatCAG agggaggcaggagatCGTGAAGCAGATGGAGCAGAACGCGGAGGAGCGGGCTGTGAGAGCCGAACAGCGGGACCAGGAGGCTCAGGAGATGCTGGCGTACCTGGAGAAGCTGAAGATGGAGGACCTGAAG GACTTGGAGCGGAaacaggagcagcagaggaaaatccAGGCTGAGATTAAACGCGTCAATGACGAGAACCAGAGGCTGAAGGAGGAGCAGCGGGAGCAGGAGAGGCTGGCGGACGAGCGGGTGCTCGAGTACCAGAGGCAGAAAATG GAGCGGGAGGCCGAGTTTGAAGCTGAGCAGGAGAGAATCCGtcgggagaaggagaaggagatggCGCGCTTGAGGGCCATGCAAGAGAGGGCCCAGGACCACCAGGCAGAGCAG GACGCGCTGAGGGCCAAGCGCAGCCAGGAGGCTGCCGAGCGAGAATGGCGGCGCAAAGAGAAGGAGGCGGCGCGGCGCAAAGCCGAGTCGGAGCAGATGCTGAAGCGGAGCCGGCTGGAGCAGATGGCCCAGCGGGAGCACGGCATGGCCGTGCAGGTGCAGCAGGACCGACATGAGTTCGAGAGGATCCTCAG GGTCCAGCaggagcagatggagaaggagaaggcGGAGGAGGCGCGGAGGGCAGGTCGGCAGCTCGCCCACGCCAACGACGTCCGGCGCCAGATGCGGGAGCGTCAGCAGCAGCTGGCGCGGGAGCGGGTGGCCGCCTTCGAGGAGTGCcggcggctggaggaggaggctcGCCAGCGCAGCCAACGCATCGCCCAGTTCAAGCAGCAGAAGATGCGGGAGCTCAG AGCCTCTGGCATCCCCGAGAGATACTGTGCCCAGGTGGAGCGGAGGGCCCTGCACCGAGCGAGCGcagcccccggccaggctcagcCCCACCAGGAGCAGAGCTCCGGCTCCCCGGCGACTTAA